CCATAAGGGTGAAGTAGACTGTGTCGAACCATCTTGCGAATTTAGGCTCTCGTCCCAATTGCACTACACTTACCCACAGAGCCATTCCGGCAACCATCCAGCCCCCAAAAAGAGGCGTGAGATACCATGGCGTAGGCGGGAGCACAGGACTTTCCTGAGGCATGCCAAAGGCATATCCGATACTCTTCACCAAAGGTGAGCCGTCAGGAAAAGCTATGAGAGGCAGCATCTCGCCGAGCATCGTCGGGGCAAACCTCTTCTCTCTTATGGTGATCGGCTTGTCGATCCCAGATCCGAGTGCCGTGTCGATACCGAACTGATACCATGGATAGGAGGCATGATGAAGTCTCATTACATCACGGAACGTAGCAAGACCCGCACCATAACCCTTTGCCATATCAAGGCTAAGAGTGTCACCTATCACCTGTTCTATAACATCCATAGGGCGTGTGGCGCAATTGTCATAGACATAGTTATAACGATAAACACGGTTCTCTGGTTTAATGTTCTCAATGACCAACCTGGTAACCTCTTCAGCCTGAACCGAATCAAGATCAATATCAGCCTTCAGAACATACCGTCCCTGACGTTTGTATGCATCTATGAAGCCATCGGCAGAACATGCAGCCGCCATATAATCGGTCTCTCCTTTGACGAAACGGTAAACAAAATTTGGCGAATTGAAATCGAACACCCCCCAATTGACCACGAATTTCCCATATTCAGGATGATCGATGAGCAGGCCGGCGTGCCCCTCAAGCTCATATATATTGCTGCCCGGACCACATATCAGCACCGATACCTCGGGAGCCTTGGCATGAGAGGAAAACACAGATACAAGCGAGCACAACAGAAACAATAGTCTTTTCATCTTTTATCCGAGCAGTCTTGTGATATAATCGTTGGATATTATGGCAAACACGCTCTTCCCATCAGGAGTAAGAGCCGGGGAGTGAGAACGGAACAGATCGCTGAGCAACCGCTCTATCTCATCAGGAGTGAGAGACTGACCTCGACGTATCGCCCCGCTGCGAGCCATGGTAAGAGCCACCTGCTCATGAAGAGCGGAGGCAAGGTCAAGCCCTGTCTCGGTCACAGATTCTATCATGCCGAGCACCATATCACGTGCAGAAGTGTCGATAAGCTGGGATGGCACACCGTCGATGCTCCATGAGTTCTCTCCACGATGAGTGATTACAAACCCCAGACGCGCCATGCTGGGGGCAATATCGGCAAGCACCGCACTCTGCGCCCCTGAAAGTTCAAGCACATCGGGAAACATAGTGGCCTGAGCTACAAACTCCTGCTCCTCAGCCTTCGACATGTAAGCGTCATAAAGCACTCTCATATGCGCCCTGTGCTGGTCAATCACCATGAGCCCGTCACGAGAAGTGGTGAGGATATAAGTGTCGCGATACTGGAACACATGACCTGTTGAAGCCATAGTGCCCGGCAGCAGTGACGGTTCGGACTTCTCAGCCGGAACATCATCCCCCACCCCGGGTGCAGCATCAGGTAGCGATGCGAGACCCTCGTCACGCTTGCGCATAAAGTCATCATAGAGTCTTGCCCAGTCAGTGGCTGCCGACCTGTGCATTCCACCCTCATGGCGAGGCCTGTACTCATCACGTGAGTATCCCGCCGCCGATCGAGTGCTTGCACTCTCCCGGGTATGCACCGTCTCCCGCGGACGAAAAGCATCAGCAATTTCAGCTCCGAAGATCTCAGCAGTCGAAGGTATCTGCTCCAAAAACGGATTATAACCGGGATCGACATCTATCTCCGGCATCCTCTCTGCCTCGGGATTGAACACCGGGATCTCCGGGACATCGGCCTCCCTGTCAAAATCGAGCGAAGGCCCGACGTTGAAACGTCCCAGCGAATCGCGTATGGCAGCTGTGAGTATCTGCCATATAGCCTGTTCATTCTCAAACTTTATCTCGCTCTTGGTAGGATGTATATTGACGTCGATAGTCTCGGGATCGACACGCAGATTGATGAAATAATTGGGCTGCGTATCTACCGGTATCAGGCGGTCATAACACTGCAATACTGCCTTGCGGAAATATGGGTGCTGCATATTGCGTCCGTTCACCATAAAGAACTGGAGCGGATTGCGCTTGCGGGCATTCTCAGGAAGCCCTATATATCCGCTGATACTCACTATTGACGTATCGGTCTCAATAGGGAGCAGCTGTTTGTCGAGATTCTTGCCGAACAGGTCACAGATCCTCTTCTTCAAAGGGGCGTGCATGAGCGAGTGAACAGTGGTGTCATTGCTCACAAGGGTAAAGTCCACTCCTATATTCACAAGAGCAAGACGCTCGAACTCCCTCATTATCGCACTCATCTCCACCGCATCCTTCTTCAAGAACTTACGGCGTGCCGGAACGTTGAAAAACAGATTCTTGACCATCATATTGGACCCCGGGACTCCCGCCTCGGGCTCCTGGCTCTCAACCCTGGAGCCGTTTATGACAATGCGCGTGCCGAGAGTCTCGCCACGGCGCATGGTGCGAAGCTCTACCTGAGCGATTGCTGCGATGGAAGCGAGAGCCTCACCACGAAACCCCATGGTGTTGAGTGTGAAAAGGTCGTCAGCCCTGGATATCTTGCTCGTAGCATGACGCTCAAATGCCATACGAGCATCCGTATCGCTCATCCCCGAACCATTGTCGATCACCTGTATGAGCGTGCGGCCGGCATCCTTAAGTATGATGGTAACAGAGTCGGCTCCGGCATCAATCGAGTTCTCTACAAGCTCCTTTATTACCGATGCCGGACGCTGTATCACCTCTCCGGCTGCTATCTGGTTAGCCACCGAGTCGGGAAGCTGTCGTATTATGTCATTCATTTTTTCTCCTCCTCTTCTTCAGGAATTACCGGAGTTTCGGCGGGAGAGGGGGATGCAGGTTGCTCGTCAGCAGGCTCCGACGGATCGCCGTCCGGAACTTCGGCAGGAGTCTCCTGTGTCGGCAAAGATTCTGATGAAACATCCGATGGCGGCACTGTATCTTGAACGGGAGCATCACCGGAAATCAATCCGGCGATCTTCGGGGCAGGCTTGCCCAAAGCCCGGCCTCGCAACGTTAGAGCCTCGGGGCTCATACGCCCGAGTATATTCTGCTTGGCGAGATCTGCCATCTCAGGAGGATAGTCAAACACCTCCGACGGCGACATAGGACGCAAAGGTGAGTACCACCTGAATTTCTCAAGAAAATAACTGTTACGTCTGGCAAGATACAATGGAGTTACTTTACCGGTTGTCTCAGGCCACATTATAAGACGGCTGATGTCACCGTTCTCGAAGTATGCATCCATGAAAGAACTTTCGGTAAAGGAGAACTTATTGTAGGTAGAATCATTCTCCATCGGGAACATTATAGTCTGCACATTTCCTTCGGCATATAGACGTCGTATGGTGGTATCAGCCATCCACACAGTCATATCCTTGGCTGTCATCTGATTGTAGCAATCCTCGGCAATGTGTTGCGACACCAGTCCGATTTCCGGCAAACGAGCCCAGTCGACAGTGGAATCATTCATATGCACCCATATGACATTGCCTACTATCTGCTTGTCGCCGTTCCACACAATAGGATTGTAATACATATATAATATGGAGTCCTGCTCCACCATGCTCATAGAGTCACATATGCCCTGTATGTCATTGCGGAAGAACCTTACACGATGGAAGGCATTGGTGACCTTGGTTGAATCGGGATTCATATATGCAGTGATGGTATCTCCATGCAGATATAATGTATCCTTGCCAGAATATTCCATGGCGAGAGCATTGCCTGTGACAAACGCACTGTCCTTCAGCTCGTCATAATAACCGTAATCGCCGAGTATGGACGACTGGTTGGCTGAGTCGGTGAGCACCATATTGCCGAACGCCTCGCCAAATCCGCTCTCGCGGTCATAGAAGAGCGTATCGCCTGTAAGAGTGTTGCCTCGCTTCGTGTGTATGAGCGAACGTTCATACAGGTCAGCTATACCTGTGCGCGTGTCGTAAAACCCTGATGTCGATGTAATCTCGCCATCCTTATTTACGATCAAAGTCTCACACATCAATTGGGCGATCGACGTATTGGTGTTGTAAGTCAGTGAATCGGTGTACATCTTCAGAGTGTCGTTCTGCCTTGGTCCGGTAAGATCGACATTCATATAGAAAAATGCATCCTTTGTGGCAGGATAATAGAAGCCCTGCTCCGACCGCAAAGTGTTCACTTTATCGTCAAGAGTTCCGCCTACCATATAGTAGCCGACATCCTGAGGAATATCGTAGAAGAACACTGGTGTTGTAAGAGTCACGTCACGGTTGATGAGACGCACATCCTTTCCGGGATATGCACGCAATTCCGCAATCTCGACAACTCCGTCATAGTACAGTTCGTCACCGTACACAAACAAGGTGTCGCCCTGCTCCATCCTCACATTCATGTATGCCTCAAGCGAGGAAGTCTCCTCATAGAACCGAGCCGAGTCGCAGTACATGAACATATCCCCCTTACGGAACTGCACATTTCCGATCAGCACCTGTGCATCAGAACCCCCAGGCTTTTCAAGCCGGTCGGCATACTCGATAAACACTTTACCGGGCTCGTGACGGTCAGCCTGAGGTATGGTAGGACGTATTATGGGCTTACGGTCTCGCCCGGAAACAGCTTTTCCGGAAGCAGCCGGAGCCTTTTCCGTCCTGTCGCCGGGTGTCTGGGCAAACATTGCCGGAAGCGATACAATCGCGATAGCCAATATTGCTGTTGCCGATGATTTCATCTTGGCGCAGTGAACTGAATTACTTCGAAGCCTTTATCCAGCCTTTATGGGTGAATTCGCAGTCACGCCAGCCATCTTCAATCCGGGTGTAGGTCTCGGCAATTTTCTTTTCAAGCCATTTTTTTAGTACTTCTGTCTGCTGAGCCTGCTCATACATACCCTTGATCAGCTGAAAGTCGTCCGAAAGGTTGGCACGGTGCCCCTCTATGCGGTTGGAGAGCTTCACAAGCGCGACTATATCCTGATTGGTCTTAGGGTCCTTCATTATGAAGGCATCCGAGATGTCGCCGGGCGTCATATCATTGACCACCTTGGCTATCTCCTGAGGCAGATCCGACATCTCGAATCGCGATGTGCTGTGATTGCTCGACATAGAGTTGGTGTTGACCATAACGCCACGGTTGTTGCGGGTATCCTTATCATGCGACAAAGCGGCTACAGCCTCCTCAAACGGTATATTATTAGTAATAATATCCTTACGGAGAGAGTCGAGGCGTACCACAGCCTCCTCAAGATCCTTCTCTGCGACACGCGGACGCAAAAGGATGTGACGCACATTCACACGGTCGCCACGCTTCTCTATAAGCTGTATTATATGGTAGCCATACTCTGTCTCTACGATTTTCGATACTTTTTTCGGGTCATTGAGATTGAATGCCACAGCAGTGAATTCAGGCACATACTGCGCACGTCCGGCAAATCCGAGTTCTCCGCCACGCGCCGCCGACACAGGGTCCTCGCTATACAGGATGGCAAGTGTCGAAAATTCGCTCTCACCCTTGTTGACACGTTCGGCATAGTCGCGCAAGCGCGCCTTTACATTCTCGATCTCCTCGCGCGGGACGGCAGGAGCGGCGGTAAGTATCTGAACCTCGACCGTACGCGGCACGAAAGGTATCGAATCCTCAGGTAGCTTGTCGAAATAACGGCGCACATCCGAAGGTGTCGCCTTTATCCCTTTGACAAGGCTTGCCTGAACCTGCTGCACACGCGACCGGTTGGAGATGGCTTCGCGCAGAAAATCCCGGATCGATGCCATAGGCTTGTTGAACATCTGCTCCACCTTATCCTGTGAGCCAAGCTGAGCCACATAATTATTTATGGTCTGCTCCACCTGCTGCATTATCATCCCTTCTGACACCTCGATAGTGTCGAGGTCAGCCTGATGCAGATACAGCTTCTCTATGGCAAGCTGTTCTGGGATAACGCAATACGGATCTCCATTGATAGGGGCCTTTTCATATAGCATACTCTGGTAGGCTTCCTCGATATCCGATTTCCATATCGGCTGGTCGCCGACAACCCATGCCACTTCCTCGGCTGAATTGTCGATAGCTGCCACAGCATACGCTATGCCCATCACAGAGGCTATACACGCTAATACTATATTCTTGATTTTCACGTGAAATCTTGTTAAATGGTTTATTAAATTGCAATTCAGCCCCAAAGTTACAAAAAAATGTCGGTTTTTTGAAAAATCTTGCTAACGTAAAATATTTTTTATATTTTTGGTGAGACAAAATATTGACCGAATCCCGACAACATCTACCTATATGTCTGATATAAAAGCTTGTGACAACAACAGGACCGGCACTCAGGCCCCTCCGTTCGTAATCACTGTAGGAAGGCAGTTCGGCAGCGGAGGACGTGAACTTGCACGCGCCCTTGCTGATGAACTGGATATAGCCTACTATGACAAAGAACTACTTGCCGAATCGGCAAAACTCTCAGGAATAGAACCTGAATTCTTTGAGCAGAAGGACGAGCGTTTCCCATCATTCCTTCATGGTATTTTCTCTTTCACAATGGGGGTGACACCTATGTGCTACTACACCGGCGGAGGCTCCATCACCGATGATTCGTTATACAAGGCTGTAAGCGACTTCATCACTTCCGAAGCGGAAAAGAGGTCATTTGTGGTTGTTGGCAGGACTGCCGACTACATCCTGCGCAATCATCCAAGAGTTGTCAACATATTCCTCCACGCGCCGATGGAGGAGTGTGTGAAGCGCATCACTTCGCGTGCCGACGCTCTCACCCCCGAAAAGGCTGAGGCGATGGCAAAACGCACTAACCGATGGAGAGCGGACTACTATAACTTCTTCACCGACAAGAAATGGGGAGACTCATCAAGCTACGACCTTACTATCGACACATCCCTCATGCCATTTGATAAGATCGTGGAGCTGATAAAGACCTACCTGCGGCTAAGAGGGATAATCTAAGATAATATAAGACCTGAAGCAATAAAAATCTCCTGCAATATGTTGCGGAAGTAAAAAAAACTCCGTACCTTTGCGCTGCAATCAGGATCAAACATCCGGCGGTAATGCACGGACATACCGAATCCACATTGCATCGGGGCGTAGCGCAGTCCGGTAGCGCACCTGGTTTGGGACCAGGTGGTCGCAGGTTCGAATCCTGTCACCCCGACAATCAGCGAGGCTTGCAATTTTTTGATTGCAAGCCTCGCTGATTTTTTCAAAAAATCAGCAACTCCAATGGAAATATTTGACAAAACAACAATTATGTTGTAAATTTACCAACAAATTCTTATTGTTTCAATATTCCATACCCACCAACAACATATGCACAATAACTGCTCGGACAATACCCATAAGGCTCATGACTCTGGTCACGAATCCGACATAACAGAGCGACTACGATATATAATGCAGCAAAAGCACCTGACTCAGCGCAAATTAGCCCACATGCTCAGGCTTGACCCATCCAACCTCTCCAAAGTGATGACAGGAAAACTGCCATTTACCGAAGGTCTGATCAACCGTATTGTGGTCGACCTGGGGATATCAAAGCCATGGCTCCGCGACGGGGCAGGCGTACCATATGACAAACCAGCCTTGACCCATGAGATAGCCGTGAGTGCAGAAAGCATGCAACCTGTCAACAACTCACCGGGAGGAGTGCCGGTATATGACATAGATGTCACGGCAGGATGCAGAAATCTTGAACAGATATTCAGCGAGACTCACCCCATAGGAATGGTCAACATTCCTCAACTCCCGCCCGACTCGCATCTGGTCAAGGTGAGAGGCGATAGCATGAGCCCGCGCATCAATAACGGCGGATATGTAGCGATCCGTCCCATACGTGATCCGCGCAACATATTCTGGGGACAGATATATGTAGTGCAATTGGACGAATACAGGCTTATTAAATATATACGCCGCCATAACGACCCTGACATGGTAATCCTCCATAGCGACAATCCTGCCTACGACGACATGGATGTGGACCGCCGTGATATCCGCGCGCTCTACATCGTAGAGGCGATCCTCAACTATGAAGTAAGTTAAATGATGGGCAACAAAAACTTTTTTGCTGTCCCTTCCAGACTCATGATAACGCCTGAAGAACCAAACTGGCAGCGGAAATGTTTGGGCATAAATAAGAATGTTAGTAAATTTGTCAACAAATTAGGAAAATAATATAATTATGAGCGATATATTACTTGAAGTGCGCGACCTTCATGCGTCCGTGGAAGGGAAAGAGATACTCAAAGGTGTCAATCTCACCATCCGCGAAGGTGAGGTCCACGCCATAATGGGCCCCAACGGTTCGGGCAAGAGCACCCTGTCGGGAGTTCTCGCAGGCAATCCTGCCTACACCGTCACAGCTGGAGAAGCAAGCCTGCACGGAGTGGAACTGCTGAATCTTCCACCCGAAACCCGCAGCCACGAAGGTCTGTTCCTGTCATTCCAGTATCCGGTGGAGATACCCGGAGTATCGATGGTCAATTTCATGCGTGCCGCAGTGAACGCAAAGCGCAAATACCTCAATCAAGAACCTCTCAGCGCAAGCGAATTCCTCAAACTCATGCGCCAGAAACGCGAGATCGTGGAGCTTGACAACAAGCTCGCATCCCGCTCGGTCAACGAAGGATTCTCAGGAGGAGAGAAGAAACGTAACGAGATATTCCAGATGGCGGTCCTTGAACCTCGCCTCGCAATTCTGGACGAGACCGACTCCGGGCTTGACATCGACGCCCTGAGAGTAGTGGCAGGAGGAGTCAACAAACTAAAGACCTCCAAGAACGCTACAATCGTGATCACACACTACCAGCGACTTCTCGATTATATCAAACCCGACTTCGTGCATATCCTCTACAAAGGACGCATCGTAAAGACCGGCGGCCCCGAGCTCGCACTCGAACTTGAGGAACGCGGATATGACTGGATCAAGGAGGAAAACAAGGATTAACATGAACGCACTCACACAATATATCGATCTCTACGACTCCGCCCGCCAGGCAATACACGCATCAGGAGGTGATCCCCTCAACTCTATGCGTGATGGATGCCGCAGAATCCTCGGGATGGATGGAGCCGGACTCCCGACAAAACATACCGAGGGTTTTGAAAAGACTTCGATAGAGGATATGTTTGCGCCGGATTACGGCGTGAACGTCAACCGCATAGGCATACCTGTCGACATCGCTGCCACATTCCGCTGCGATGTCCCCAATCTTTCCACTCTCCAGGCCACAGTGGTCAATGACAAGTTCATCCCATCAGCCGGGCTTGACGACAAACTGCCTTCAGGGATCAGATTCATGTCACTCGCACATGCTTCAAAAGAGATGCCCGATGTGGTGTCACGCTATTACGGCTCTGCCGCAACACTTGGAGATGAATCAGTGGCTCTCAACACTATGATGGTGCAGGACGGAGTGTTCATCCACATACCTCGCGGTGTGCGGTCCGACAAGGCATTACAGCTTGTCAACATCTTCTCCTCCCCCACCCCGCTCGCCGCATTCCGTCGCGTGCTGATTGTAGCGGAGGAGGATTCCGAGCTAAAGCTCCTTGTGTGCGACCACACCCAGGACCGCACCCAAAGCTATCTGGCATCACAGGTCATCGAGATTATCGCCGGACGAAACGCATGCCTGGAGATGTGCATGATAGAGGAATCGTCACAACTCACATCACGTTACTCACGCATGTTTGTAAAGCAGGAGCAGGGAAGCAATGTCACCATCAACAACACCACTCTCACCTGTGGGACATCACGCAACGATTTTGATGTAGAGCTTGCCGGAGAGCACTGCGAATGCCACCTGAGCGGCATGGCTATCGGAAGCGGACACATGCACATAGACAATGACACTTCAGTGTTCCACCGCGCCCCTCGATGCAAGAGCAACCAGCTGTTCAAATATGTGCTCGACGAAGAGTCGGACGGAGCCTTCGAAGGTAGCATCACAGTCACACCCTCAGCACCCTACACCGAAGCCTACCAGAGCAACCGCAACATTCTGGCAAGCGGATCGGCCCGTATGCACTGCAAACCACAGCTCATCATCAACAACGACGAGGTGAAATGCAGCCATGGAGCCACAACAGGGCAGATCGACGAGGACGCACTCTTCTACATGCGCTCACGCGGCATTTCCGAGGAAGAGGGTCGACGCATGCTCATGCAGGCATTCATGATCGATGTCATCGACACTGTGCGCATCCCGGGGCTACAGGACAGGCTGCGCCACCTTGTTGACCGACGTTTCTCAGGCTCGCTCGGCAATTGCGAGACATGCCGTACCATTTAGCGGAATTGATCATGGATATCGACAAGATTCGTTCGGAATTCCCGATACTTGCCCGGAAGCTTTACAACCGTCCGCTGGTCTATCTCGACAACACCGCCACATCACAGACCCCCGACATCGTGGTCAATGAAATAGTCAGGGACTACACCACGACAAAGGCCAATGTGCACCGCGGTGTGCACACTCTGTCGCAGGAAGCGACCGATCTTCAGGAGACAGCGCGTGTCCGCATCAAAGAGTGGATCAACGCACGAAGCACAAGCGAAGTGATATTCACCCGAGGCACCACCGAGTCACTCAACCTTGTGGCATCCTCATTCGGCGGCATGATGCTGAATGAGGGCGACGAGCTTATTCTGACCGTGATGGAGCATCATGCCAACATCGTGCCGTGGCAGCTTCTCCGCGACCGCATAGGATTCAGTATCAAGGTTGTCACCATCAACCATAGAGGCGAGCTTGACCTCGACGCATATCGTTCGATGTTCAACGAGCGCACAAAGCTTGTGAGCGTGTGCCACGCATCCAACGTGCTCGGAACAATCAATCCGGTCAAGGCTATGATAGCCGAGGCGCATAGCCACGGTGTGCCGGTTGTGATCGACGGCGCGCAAGCCACTCCGCATTTCCGCATTGACGTGCAGGACCTCGACGCGGATTTCTATGCATTTTCAGCCCACAAAATGTACGGTCCCACAGGTGTGGGCGTGCTCTACGGCAAAGAAAAATGGCTTGAGAAAATGCCTCCCTATCAAGGCGGCGGAGAGATGATCGAATCTGTATCGTTCGAAAAGACAACTTTTGCCGAACTTCCATACAAATTCGAGGCAGGCACCCCCGACTTCATAGGAATCTCCGCTCTATCCAAAGCCATCGACTTCCTACAGAGAACAGGCATAGAGAACATCGCCGCACACGAGCACAAGCTTCTCGAATACACCACCAGGCGAATGCTTGATGAAATCCCCGATGTAAGGATATTCGGCGAGGCATCCGACAAATGCGCCATAATATCATTCCTCGTAGGCAACATACACCATTACGACATGGGAATGCTCCTTGACAAGCTCGGAGTCGCGGTACGCACAGGACACCACTGCGCACAACCGCTTATGACTCATTTCGGAATGGAGGGTGTGGCACGCGCATCATTCGCCGTATACAATACATTTGAGGAATGCGATGCATTCCTCGACGCCCTAAAGCGGGTGACTGCAATACTACAATAGCATCAATTACATAGCTATCGCAATTACACAGTCGGCATTGATTATTTGTCAATGCCGACTGTGTAATTATCAATTAATTTACTTAAGCTGCGTCAGCCATTGGCAATAGCCGATTCGATAGGTTGCGACCGCACAGTCAGGGATTTCTACCTTACATCGATATGCCTTAACGAACTGGAGCATACCTATGTCCCATTCCAGGAAGAAAGATTGAAATTCATAATGAATGAACTCTCGCTCCCGATTGCAAAAAAGCGTGTGATGGAAGCAAACGACAAATGCATAGCCCTGATGAACAGAAATATCGATAACTCCCTAAGCATTAAGCCATCATCGGACTTTGAAAACATGAGTGACGGAGAGAAGATATTCAGCAAAATTATCGAACCTTACCGTGGTAAAATAATTCTCACGGACATATGGGGCATATGGTGCGGTCCATGCGTACAGGCACTGAAAAACTCCAAAGAGGAATTCGAGCGTCTGAAACCGTATGACATAATATACCTGTATCTTGCAAACAACAGCCGGGAAGACGGCTGGAAGAACATAATAAAGGAAAATGATCTCATAGGGGACAATATCGTGCATTACAATCTTCCGGACGACCAACAGAAAGCCATTGAAAGCTACTTAGGTGTGCATTCATACCCCACTTACAGACTTATTGACCAGGAGGGTAATATCATAAATCTCAATGTCGACCCAAGAAATCTCGACACTATTGAGAATATAATAAAACAGATCTATAAGAAATGAATCATCCCGGATTTCGAGGTGTCAAAACATCATCCGGACAAGCATCCATGTGAGACGTCCGAACCATAGATTATGCCGGTAAATCATACGCATCCTGCGGGGATGGCGTGTGCGTGACATCACTGCATCATACACCCCCGAGGCGAGACGCTGAGACCTGTCACGGCAAGCATCCTCCGCCACACGAGCCTCGCGCGCATACTGCGCCGCAAGGATCATAGCCCGCGCATCGAGCCAGTCAAGCATCTGCCGCCTTCGGGAGTCATCATCCGGCAACACCAGGAATAAAGACCTTATGGCATCAAGAGACCTCTCCCACCGTTCAGGATGATCACTGAAACGGAGCCCAGATATGGATTGCTCCTGCTGATATGTGATGACCGAAGGTTCGCCGTGCAACTTCACTACAGAGGCACTGTCGGCACTTAGAATGAGCCTCACTCCGAGCTCGAAATCATTCCATCCAGGCAGAGACTCATTCCATCCGCCTGCATTTCGGAACAGGGCTGTCCTGGCAATATAACGCTGAGTGGAAAGCGAGCCCCGAAACAGATGATGGAACATCACATCCCCGCCATCCATAAAATATAGCCTGCGAGCTGAACCGTCAAGGAAGCGAGTGATTATATCTCGCCCTATTATAGCAGCCTCAGGATAAGCATCAACAGCCTCGGCGAAATCAGCGATATGCGTCCGCAGCATTACATCGTCCGAGTCAAAGAACATGGTCCATTCCGTATCCACTTCTTTCAGCCCACGGTTGCGCGCGGCACAAGCTCCGGGGTTCGGCTCCGTGACAACTGACACATGGCTCTTTCCCTTAGCCCACTCACAGGCTATCCCAAGCGACGAATCGGTAGAGTTATTGTCGACAATCACCACCCTCTCCGGAGCCATAGTCTGCGCGTCAATACTCGCGAGAGTACGCCCAAGGGTGTGAGCCCGATTGTACACCGGAATCACTATGGAAACGTGAGCTGGCATAAAAAGTATTTTTATCAGTTACGCTTGCGGTTGTTCCTCACCGAGCGTGTGGCTGTGGAGCGTGACTTTACAGCCTTGGGTTTCTTCACCTTGGCAGGCTTGCTTTTTGAAGCAGC
The sequence above is drawn from the Duncaniella freteri genome and encodes:
- a CDS encoding DUF4105 domain-containing protein, whose product is MKRLLFLLCSLVSVFSSHAKAPEVSVLICGPGSNIYELEGHAGLLIDHPEYGKFVVNWGVFDFNSPNFVYRFVKGETDYMAAACSADGFIDAYKRQGRYVLKADIDLDSVQAEEVTRLVIENIKPENRVYRYNYVYDNCATRPMDVIEQVIGDTLSLDMAKGYGAGLATFRDVMRLHHASYPWYQFGIDTALGSGIDKPITIREKRFAPTMLGEMLPLIAFPDGSPLVKSIGYAFGMPQESPVLPPTPWYLTPLFGGWMVAGMALWVSVVQLGREPKFARWFDTVYFTLMGLEGLVLTFLIFISSHEATSPNWLYLWLNPLCFMGAIAPWLKRGKRLEICYQSVNFALLTGLTVIFLLGIQSPNPAFWPLILASALRALTNIYSSCRKNVRTAR
- the mutL gene encoding DNA mismatch repair endonuclease MutL — protein: MNDIIRQLPDSVANQIAAGEVIQRPASVIKELVENSIDAGADSVTIILKDAGRTLIQVIDNGSGMSDTDARMAFERHATSKISRADDLFTLNTMGFRGEALASIAAIAQVELRTMRRGETLGTRIVINGSRVESQEPEAGVPGSNMMVKNLFFNVPARRKFLKKDAVEMSAIMREFERLALVNIGVDFTLVSNDTTVHSLMHAPLKKRICDLFGKNLDKQLLPIETDTSIVSISGYIGLPENARKRNPLQFFMVNGRNMQHPYFRKAVLQCYDRLIPVDTQPNYFINLRVDPETIDVNIHPTKSEIKFENEQAIWQILTAAIRDSLGRFNVGPSLDFDREADVPEIPVFNPEAERMPEIDVDPGYNPFLEQIPSTAEIFGAEIADAFRPRETVHTRESASTRSAAGYSRDEYRPRHEGGMHRSAATDWARLYDDFMRKRDEGLASLPDAAPGVGDDVPAEKSEPSLLPGTMASTGHVFQYRDTYILTTSRDGLMVIDQHRAHMRVLYDAYMSKAEEQEFVAQATMFPDVLELSGAQSAVLADIAPSMARLGFVITHRGENSWSIDGVPSQLIDTSARDMVLGMIESVTETGLDLASALHEQVALTMARSGAIRRGQSLTPDEIERLLSDLFRSHSPALTPDGKSVFAIISNDYITRLLG
- a CDS encoding OstA-like protein produces the protein MKSSATAILAIAIVSLPAMFAQTPGDRTEKAPAASGKAVSGRDRKPIIRPTIPQADRHEPGKVFIEYADRLEKPGGSDAQVLIGNVQFRKGDMFMYCDSARFYEETSSLEAYMNVRMEQGDTLFVYGDELYYDGVVEIAELRAYPGKDVRLINRDVTLTTPVFFYDIPQDVGYYMVGGTLDDKVNTLRSEQGFYYPATKDAFFYMNVDLTGPRQNDTLKMYTDSLTYNTNTSIAQLMCETLIVNKDGEITSTSGFYDTRTGIADLYERSLIHTKRGNTLTGDTLFYDRESGFGEAFGNMVLTDSANQSSILGDYGYYDELKDSAFVTGNALAMEYSGKDTLYLHGDTITAYMNPDSTKVTNAFHRVRFFRNDIQGICDSMSMVEQDSILYMYYNPIVWNGDKQIVGNVIWVHMNDSTVDWARLPEIGLVSQHIAEDCYNQMTAKDMTVWMADTTIRRLYAEGNVQTIMFPMENDSTYNKFSFTESSFMDAYFENGDISRLIMWPETTGKVTPLYLARRNSYFLEKFRWYSPLRPMSPSEVFDYPPEMADLAKQNILGRMSPEALTLRGRALGKPAPKIAGLISGDAPVQDTVPPSDVSSESLPTQETPAEVPDGDPSEPADEQPASPSPAETPVIPEEEEEKK
- a CDS encoding peptidylprolyl isomerase, which produces MGIAYAVAAIDNSAEEVAWVVGDQPIWKSDIEEAYQSMLYEKAPINGDPYCVIPEQLAIEKLYLHQADLDTIEVSEGMIMQQVEQTINNYVAQLGSQDKVEQMFNKPMASIRDFLREAISNRSRVQQVQASLVKGIKATPSDVRRYFDKLPEDSIPFVPRTVEVQILTAAPAVPREEIENVKARLRDYAERVNKGESEFSTLAILYSEDPVSAARGGELGFAGRAQYVPEFTAVAFNLNDPKKVSKIVETEYGYHIIQLIEKRGDRVNVRHILLRPRVAEKDLEEAVVRLDSLRKDIITNNIPFEEAVAALSHDKDTRNNRGVMVNTNSMSSNHSTSRFEMSDLPQEIAKVVNDMTPGDISDAFIMKDPKTNQDIVALVKLSNRIEGHRANLSDDFQLIKGMYEQAQQTEVLKKWLEKKIAETYTRIEDGWRDCEFTHKGWIKASK
- a CDS encoding AAA family ATPase — its product is MSDIKACDNNRTGTQAPPFVITVGRQFGSGGRELARALADELDIAYYDKELLAESAKLSGIEPEFFEQKDERFPSFLHGIFSFTMGVTPMCYYTGGGSITDDSLYKAVSDFITSEAEKRSFVVVGRTADYILRNHPRVVNIFLHAPMEECVKRITSRADALTPEKAEAMAKRTNRWRADYYNFFTDKKWGDSSSYDLTIDTSLMPFDKIVELIKTYLRLRGII